A single Ammospiza caudacuta isolate bAmmCau1 chromosome 6, bAmmCau1.pri, whole genome shotgun sequence DNA region contains:
- the PPP1R14D gene encoding protein phosphatase 1 regulatory subunit 14D, with product MASNSSALPRVTFQTPEKPGEESSHRKLGKLTIKYNRKDLQRWLDLEEWINAQLQELYQCRLREETEAAAPEPQIDLEDLLEVPNEEQKIKLQEILHECSSPTEDFITELLSRLRGLRRVTNPQKK from the exons ATGGCCAGCAACTCCAGTGCACTGCCCCGGGTGACTTTCCAGACACCAGAGAAACCTGGGGAGGAATCATCACACAGGAAACTGGGCAAGCTGACCATAAAGTACAACCGCAAAGACCTACAGCGCTGGCTAGACCTGGAGGAATGGATCAAcgcccagctgcaggagctctaCCAGTGCCGG CTAAGGGAGGaaacagaggcagcagctcctgaaccACAAATTGATCTTGAAGATCTCCTGGAGGTCCCtaatgaagaacagaaaataaaactacaG GAAATCCTCCATGagtgctccagccccacagag GACTTCATCACGGAATTGCTCAGTCGATTGAGAGGTCTCCGAAGAGTCACCAATCCTCAGAAGAAATGA